In the Cydia splendana chromosome 2, ilCydSple1.2, whole genome shotgun sequence genome, one interval contains:
- the LOC134803223 gene encoding WD repeat-containing protein 48 homolog: MASTMRKKTQVSFVIRDEEERRHKNGVSSLQLDPVQGRLYSAGRDGIIRVWNTATGVQDRYIQSMEHHTDWVNDIVLCCGGKNLISASSDTTVKVWNAPKGFCMSTLRTHKDYVRTLAYAKEKEQVASAGLDRAIFLWDVNTLTALTASNNTVTTSSLVGNKESIYSLAMNPPGTVLVSGSTEKVLRVWDPRNCARLMKLKGHSDNVKALVVSRDGQQCVSGSSDGTIKLWSLGQQRCVSTIRVHTEAVWALLATENFTHIISGGRDKLVIITELRNPDNSIIVCEETAPILKLCFTADQQGVWVSTSESDIRCWKLPPLSNINSDMYNQNNYNPNNVYQTQPTTSIPGGPAIRHYKVLNDKRHILTKDTANNVALYDVLKACKLEDLGEVDFEEEVKKRFKMVYVPNWFNVDLKTGMLTIHLGQDETDCLSAWVSAKEAGLTTELDQKVNFGALLLQALLEHWNHQSRVSDAGQKVVGNNFFSVPLHTPLIFSEVGGRTLYRLQVGDAGGETEGNLLNETVPVWVVDVAIEMAAPKLNKLPFYLLPHASCQTKQDRQKKDRLVANDFIQCRKVAEHVVEKIVGGGDGGSPRAAPEPAPEPQDRVELLCADQVLDPNMDLRTVRHFIWKSNVEFTLHYRVLKQ; this comes from the exons ATGGCCTCGACGATGCGTAAGAAAACTCAAGTATCCTTCGTAATCCGCGACGAAGAAGAACGTCGTCATAAAAATGGCGTTAGTTCGTTGCAATTGGATCCTGTACAAGGCAGGCTGTACTCCGCAGGCCGAGATGGAATTATTAGAGTATGGAACACGGCTACGGGAGTGCAGGATAGATATATTCAAAGCATGGAACACCACACAGACTGGGTGAACGACATAGTTTTGTGTTGCGGTGGCAAAAACCTTATAAGTGCATCTTCTGACACCACCGTCAAAGTATGGAACGCGCCGAAAGGATTTTGCATGTCTACTTTACGTACTCACAAAGATTACGTACGCACACTAGCTTACGCTAAGGAGAAAGAACAAGTAGCCAGCGCTGGCTTGGACCGCGCTATATTCCTTTGGGATGTGAATACATTGACAGCTTTAACTGCAAGCAACAACACAGTAACAACCTCTAGTCTCGTCGGTAATAAGGAATCTATATACAGTCTAGCTATGAATCCACCTGGCACAGTCTTAGTAAGCGGATCAACTGAGAAAGTGCTCCGAGTTTGGGATCCAAGGAACTGTGCAAGGCTTATGAAGCTAAAGGGACATTCAGACAATGTTAAGGCACTGGTTGTGAGCAGAGATGGTCAGCAGTGTGTATCGGGCAGCTCTGAtggtacaataaaattatggtcATTAGGACAACAAAGGTGCGTGTCTACAATCAGAGTTCATACAGAAGCAGTATGGGCACTTCTGGCTACTGAAAATTTCACACATATTATCTCAGGAGGTCGAGACAAACTAGTCATTATAACAGAACTGCGGAATCCTGATAATTCAATTATAGTTTGTGAAGAAACTGCACCCATTCTAAAATTGTGTTTCACCGCTGACCAGCAAGGTGTTTGGGTGTCTACGTCAGAATCTGACATTCGATGCTGGAAGCTGCCGCCATTATCTAATATAAATTCAGACATGTATAATCAGAACAATTATAACCCTAACAATGTATATCAGACTCAGCCTACCACTAGTATACCTGGTGGACCAGCGATAAGACACTATAAAGTATTAAATGACAAACGCcacatattaacaaaagacACGGCTAACAATGTGGCTCTGTATGATGTTTTAAAAGCTTGTAAGCTAGAAGATTTGGGTGAAGTAGATTTTGAAGAAGAAGTGAAAAAACGTTTCAAAATGGTTTATGTCCCAAACTGGTTTAATGTTGATTTGAAGACTGGTATGTTAACTATTCATTTAGGACAGGATGAGACAGATTGCCTCAGTGCTTGGGTGAGTGCAAAGGAGGCTGGACTGACAACAGAATTGGACCAGAAAGTAAATTTTGGTGCGTTGCTATTGCAAGCTTTGTTGGAGCACTGGAATCATCAGAGCAGGGTGTCTGACGCTGGACAGAAAGTGGTTGGGAACAATTTTTTCAGTGTGCCGCTGCACACACCATTAATATTTAGTGAAGTTGGTGGCAGAACACTTTACAGGCTGCAG GTTGGTGATGCAGGTGGTGAGACGGAAGGCAACCTACTAAACGAGACTGTACCAGTGTGGGTGGTGGATGTAGCCATAGAGATGGCTGCTCCGAAGCTAAACAAGCTGCCGTTCTACCTGCTGCCTCATGCCAGCTGTCAGACCAAGCAGGACCGGCAGAAAAAG GACCGATTGGTAGCTAACGACTTCATCCAATGCCGGAAAGTAGCGGAGCACGTGGTGGAAAagatcgtcggcggcggcgacggcggctccccgcgcgccgcgcccgaGCCCGCGCCGGAGCCCCAGGATCGAGTAGAGTTGCTTTGCGCAGATCAG GTACTGGATCCGAATATGGACTTGCGTACAGTGAGACACTTCATATGGAAATCTAACGTGGAATTCACCCTGCACTACCGAGTTTTGAAGCAATGA
- the LOC134800836 gene encoding uncharacterized protein LOC134800836: MSCTKTILDYFNEDCWNLVLGYVPLQDIIRTERASRQWQRIVLTYLSHTRICIKMDYSFRDDDEVTGVVQNVRCAILRKTYMPSFQSWACKLGTSVVAGYCSEKSFNIIGENCPNLEGVTFLNLPEELLLNNRYPNFRCLRRLRFIDCLSMTDNTLSQYIASPVLEELLLFFNNQVTGQCFTNIRSPNFKSLDFKFCKALACRLLAVAKDHFSELTKLVLNGINAVNIEGDFGEKDEPFDDIVLVLEKTTKLEYLSTWEFGRYLDNFFESVYRLRYLKELEIDSYGTDENIAEVTRRCPQLRFLKYQVCEQLTGRGLRAACVHAGARLTKLHVPHSKHLTDNDVEACIRACPNLMELNVQYCSLITRDVLPRAAAARRAVRAHLPLRLLLSDFDLRRDDPENHEPIPTFEELDLPYIRFS; this comes from the exons ATGTCATGTACTAAAACAATATTGGATTATTTCAACGAGGACTGTTGGAATCTTGTACTGGGCTATGTGCCTTTGCAGGATATTATTCGAACAGAACGTGCCAGCCGGCAATGGCAGAGGatagtacttacttacttgtcac ATACTCGTATTTGTATAAAAATGGATTATAGCTTCCGGGATGATGACGAGGTCACAGGGGTAGTACAGAATGTCCGTTGCGCCATTCTAAGGAAAACTTATATGCCATCTTTTCAAAGTTGGGCATGCAAATTGGGGACATCAGTGGTGGCTGGTTACTGCTCTGAAAAAAGTTTTAATATCATTGGAGAGAACTGCCCCAATTTAGAAGGTGTTACG TTCCTTAACCTCCCTGAAGAATTGTTATTGAACAATCGGTATCCAAACTTCCGATGCCTGCGGAGGCTTCGTTTTATAGATTGTTTGTCT ATGACAGATAACACTCTCAGCCAATACATAGCTAGCCCTGTTTTGGAGGAATTGTTATTATTCTTCAATAATCAAGTAACTGGTCAATGCTTCACAAACATTAGATCACCAAATTTTAAATCCCTCGACTTCAAATTTTGTAAAGCCTTGGCATGTCGGCTTTTGGCTGTGGCCAAGGACCATTTCAGCGAATTGACGAAGCTGGTTCTTAATGGTATTAATGCCGTTAATATAGAAGGTGATTTTGGAGAAAAAGATGAACCATTTGACGACATAGTGTTAGTGCTAGAAAAGACGACGAAGTTAGAATACTTATCTACATGGGAATTTGGGAGGTACCTAGACAATTTCTTTGAGTCGGTCTACCGACTAAGATATTTGAAAGAGCTTGAGATAGACAGCTATGGAACAGACGAAAATATTGCGGAAGTGACGCGGCGCTGTCCACAGTTGCGGTTCTTGAAGTACCAAGTCTGTGAGC agcTAACAGGGCGCGGGCTGCGGGCGGCGTGCGTGCACGCAGGCGCGCGGCTCACGAAACTCCACGTGCCTCATAGCAAACACCTCACAGACAACGACGTGGAGGCCTGCATTCGTGCCTGTCCCAATCTTATG GAGCTGAATGTGCAGTACTGTTCGTTAATAACGCGTGATGTTTTGCCGCGTGCAGCGGCCGCGCGTCGCGCTGTTCGCGCGCATCTGCCGCTGCGCCTGCTCTTGTCCGACTTTGACTTGCGCCGCGATGATCCT GAGAACCACGAGCCGATACCAACGTTTGAAGAGCTTGATCTACCCTACATTCGTTTCTCATAA